The Zonotrichia leucophrys gambelii isolate GWCS_2022_RI chromosome 20, RI_Zleu_2.0, whole genome shotgun sequence genome contains a region encoding:
- the CCNDBP1 gene encoding cyclin-D1-binding protein 1, protein MEAREPLRDVRGALRAVLARLREGEPSEGREPFELPRFWDALSQTFQVTSQEATKLSLAFSRPPLPSAENCRKLSEDVQNAILAVATVYYWLPKGQGTTLRKMVREATTEVVEGMIQLTDTILNAPVESLSQEQLISTGGVWEACEQVSNLPRDNQAAVVSALAASLGVVKDAVEEMEQALVEGQDPYGDIMEDEELGFRGNRDTYWSEADRQLLSSCMGLMKASKACLKKVLAAVKAHGKADSPEHIAQLDDLADIANEISPSVDELALSMYPPVNPLAVRLNAAKLASVLTKVLEIAKTSHVCPPSEEGWVQFLTGAVDHNMNKVKNFTQGQL, encoded by the exons ATGGAGGCGCGGGAGCCGCTGCGGGACGTGCGCGGGGCGCTGCGGGCGGTGCTGGCGCGGCTGCGAG AGGGAGAGCCGAGCGAGGGCCGAGAGCCGTTCGAGCTGCCGCGCTTCTGGGACGCGCTAA gtcaGACATTCCAAGTAACATCACAGGAAGCTACTAAGCTGAGTCTGGCATTCTCAAGGCCTCCACTACCTTCTGCAGAG AACTGCCGGAAGCTGAGTGAGGATGTCCAAAATGCCATTCTTGCAGTTGCCACAGTGTACTACTGGCTGCCCAAGGGCCAAG GTACTACTCTTCGGAAGATGGTTCGAGAGGCCACCACTGAAGTAGTGGAAGGGATGATCCAGCTCACAGACACAATTCTCAATGCCCCAGTGGAGAG tttgtCTCAGGAACAGCTGATATCAACTGGAGGTGTGTGGGAGGCCTGTGAGCAAGTGTCTAACCTGCCACGAG ATAACCAGGCAGCAGTTGTGTCAGCTCTGGCTGCATCTCTAGGTGTGGTCAAGGATGCTgtggaggagatggagcag GCACTGGTGGAAGGGCAGGATCCCTATGGGGACATCATGGAAGATGAAGAGCTGGGCTTTCGGGGCAACAGGGACACGTACTGGTCAGAGGCTGAcaggcagctgctcagctcctgcatggGACTGATGAAGGCTTCTAAAGCTTGCCTGAAGAAGGTTTTGGCTGCAGTGAAGGCCCATGGCAAAGCTGATTCTCCAGAGCACATTGCACAGCTGGATGACCTAGCAGACATTGCTAATGAGATCAGCCCAAG TGTTGATGAGCTGGCACTGAGCATGTACCCACCTGTGAACCCACTGGCTGTGCGACTAAAC GCTGCTAAATTGGCCTCAGTATTAACGAAAGTCTTAGAGATTGCCAA GACAAGCCATGTGTGTCCACCATCAGAGGAAGGCTGGGTGCAGTTTCTAACTGGTGCAGTAGATCACAACATGAACAAAGTCAAGAACTTCACACAGGGTCAGCTTTAA
- the EPB42 gene encoding protein 4.2, whose protein sequence is MGQGLSIQKCDFMIPENNKSHHTEEISTKKLIVRRGQPFTITVRFSAPVHNYLKQMKRTFLIIQTGPHSSKADEIQAEFPISSLGDQKQWSAAVEEQDPNSWTLCVNTPANAPIGQYNLLFRASKSPQLLGDFTLLFNPWCRDDEVFLANEAQRQEYILNQDGIIYQGTENAILAQPWDFSQFEEDMVDICFILLALGEHSQREKDPAQRRSPVHVCRAAAAMLNCSEFRSLTEYEPGQHHNGTPPSKWLGSSPILRQWIASKFQPVHSGRCWVFAAVLCSVLRCLGIPTRVVTGFTWAHNTKSSLSVDEYYDEDGTLLTQDKSARVWTFHVWNECWMARSDLLPEYSGWQALDATCQEKSKGLSFCGPAPVHAIKEGDTQVDYDVCYFFAAINAKCHVWIHKADDTLKPAFGGTKYTGNNISTKSVGSERCEDITQNYKYPEGSLQEKQVLDKAYRNMKELETTSSMSSTQFIFFPAALEEPVNLFIHFQSSSLQLGQDMTLSIEVFNHTDREKATHLVVGIQALHYNGVPIAQLWKEEFHFNLHSNSVNDLKVSVPYTWFGKELGENHLLRLTAVLRDEDSSFMYLAQEEISISDSPLTIEFPENVVQYEPSTARISLQNPLMEPLEQCVVAVTGRGLIYRHRNYRLGSVQAKSTQELEIPFTPTRAGPRRLTARLTCLQLHNLKSYRTTSIAAA, encoded by the exons ATGGGCCAAG GTCTGAGCATCCAAAAATGTGATTTCATGATCCCAGAGAATAACAAAAGCCACCACACAGAAGAGATCAGCACTAAAAAGCTCATAGTGAGGAGAGGACAGCCATTCACCATCACTGTGAGATTCTCAGCTCCAGTACACAACTATCTGAAGCAGATGAAGAGGACCTTCCTCATCATACAGACAG GACCACATTCTTCCAAAGCAGATGAAATCCAGGCTGAATTTCCCATCTCCAGCCTGGGAGACCAGAAGCAGTGGAGTGCAGCAGTGGAGGAGCAGGACCCAAACTCCTGGACCCTGTGTGTGAACACACCTGCCAATGCCCCCATTGGCCAGTACAATCTGCTTTTCCGTGCCTCCAAATCCCCTCAGCTCCTGGGCGACTTCACCCTCCTCTTTAATCCCTGGTGCAGAG ATGATGAGGTGTTCTTGGCTAACGAGGCACAGCGGCAGGAGTACATCCTAAACCAAGATGGCATCATCTACCAGGGGACTGAAAATGCAATCCTAGCCCAACCCTGGGACTTCAGTCAG TTTGAGGAGGACATGGTTGACATCTGCTTcatcctgctggctctgggggagCACTCCCAAAGAGAAAAGGATCCTGCCCAGCGCCGAAGCCCCGTCCAcgtctgcagagcagctgctgccatg cTGAACTGCAGTGAGTTTAGAAGCCTGACAGAATATGAGCCTGGGCAACACCATAATGGGACACCTCCTTCCAAATGGCTGGGAAGCAGCCCCATCCTCCGGCAGTGGATTGCATCCAAATTCCAGCCCGTGCACTCCGGGAGGTGCTGGGTGTTTGCTGCAGTCCTGTGCTCAG TTCTGAGGTGCCTGGGAATTCCCACCAGGGTGGTCACTGGCTTTACCTGGGCTCACaacaccaagagcagcctgaGTGTGGATGAGTACTACGATGAGGATGGGACACTGCTGACACAGGACAAGAGTGCTCGTGTCTG GACCTTCCACGTTTGGAATGAATGCTGGATGGCTCGCTCAGACTTGCTGCCAGAGTACAGTGGGTGGCAGGCACTGGATGCCACCTGCCAGGAAAAAAGCAAGG GTCTGTCCTTCTGTGGGCCAGCCCCTGTTCATGCCATCAAGGAAGGGGACACACAGGTTGATTATGATGTCTGCTACTTCTTTGCTGCCATCAATGCCAAGTGTCATGTGTGGATACACAAAGCAGATGACACCCTCAAGCCAGCTTTTGGTGGCACAAAATACACTGGAAACAACATCAGCACCAAGAGTGTGGGCAGTGAGCGCTGTGAGGACATCACACAAAACTACAAATATCCTGAAG GTTCTCTCCAGGAAAAACAAGTCCTTGACAAAGCCTATAGAAACATGAAGGAACTTGAGACAACCAGCAGCATGAGCAGCACACAGTTTATcttctttcctgctgctctggaagaGCCAGTCAACCTTTTCATCCACTTCCAGTCAAGTTCTTTGCAACTGGGACAAGATATGACACTTTCCATTGAAGTGTTCAACCACACTGATAGAGAAAAGGCTACTCATCTGGTAGTTGGCATCCAGGCTCTGCATTACAATGGTGTGCCCATTGCCCAGCTTTGGAAGGAAGAGTTTCATTTTAACCTCCACAGCAATTCAG TCAATGACTTGAAGGTGTCTGTGCCTTACACGTGGTTTGGAAAAGAGCTGGGAGAGAACCACCTGCTCAGGCTGACTGCTGTGCTCAGAGACGAGGACTCCTCCTTCATGTACCTGGCACAGGaagaaatcagcatttctgaTTCCCCTCTCACCATTGAG TTCCCAGAAAACGTGGTGCAGTATGAGCCAAGCACAGCAAGGATCAGCCTCCAGAACCCCCTCATGGAGCCCCTGGAGCAGTGTGTGGTAGCAGTCACAGGGCGAGGGCTCATTTACAGACACAGGAATTACAG gctgggctctgtgcaaGCTAAAAGCACTCAAGAGCTGGAAATCCCATTCACCCCCACCCGAGCAGGGCCCAGGAGACTCACTGCACGTCTTACCTGCCTCCAGCTCCACAACCTGAAGAGCTACAGAACAACCAGCATTGCAGCTGCCTGA